From the genome of Monomorium pharaonis isolate MP-MQ-018 chromosome 2, ASM1337386v2, whole genome shotgun sequence, one region includes:
- the LOC105836816 gene encoding GPI inositol-deacylase, with product MKADEDDRNPVWFERSQIHKMTSLKRIMIYGSLVPFFIMLTVLYVLGVARYVTDFEENTCEMTYMFEYPQYVRISLKNDIEEKYPRFGLYAYGEGFLTEKLRRMHFTGIPVLFIPGNAGSHEQVRSIASVSLRKSRKTSFHFDFFTVSFSKDYSALYGGVLMEQTVYVSHCIKAILALYNGKADNVVLIGHSMGGIVAKGALLLAPNMNVSSASMIINLASPYNPSLVLDSVFANYYYELEKHLHEIKDAGVKVVSIGGGPRDILVPAAQTFDHTADINVLSTSVPTVWKSTDHLSILWCKQLVFAIVRSLFDSVDYLAKPPKITSSSDLKMKSLSYHFLQHTSGKKLYHYTEKVQFEADGEWVRIPQQYVWNNKNEVKKSSTIYLAVELFHKSDFLTIDAINLQNKDWLFVCSAFKKQGQQKICEWGWNLTNKTRLLPDPLYRSRRTIDLDLKEIKYPHITHAIVRITPDDLEKYLTVSFDSYFYNNRIESTRNRFLHPKYLFGFRGPNLIETVKRSIRYYITLPNIIDAVTIELKSLNCLKYHAIVELLESSNVGSTQSRIFTNTDDGPKTMKMQTLYGRFNDVARLRMTLEPECVYTINIQPGGIVDKISCRIRDRWPLLYMAVISLLLLFISIRIHCDSDTLPTIVITIILSFVFNVTYETCIALCIIAISAIGVCFSVIFLGSVAHGIAVRFIARAITFSIMWSDWLLSGLNQLPFILTVLVLSLIPTTCGALGMLISVFLYFLKLTRMYEDYLEDILVAPLQHFNWFKRLRRIKNKEENDKNISQEIYDHLILFLLCTFAAIPAVPSVLVWAKNFSYDTSLSTEDRILMTSWTILAVCGMLGIVHISSSHKGYRSLILSNLLRFTSWVILSMTAAPRPSFYQWCMPPITAIVITLITLNSMIPHEQSD from the exons atgaaagcCGACGAAGATGATAGAAATCCAGTTTG GTTCGAGAGAAGTCAGATACACAAAATGACCTCATTAAAACGGATAATGATCTATGGTTCGTTGGTGCCATTTTTTATCATGCTCACTGTGCTTTATGTTCTTGGAGTTGCAAGATATGTCACTGATTTTGAGGAAAATACGTGTGAGATGACATATATGTTTGAGTATCCGCAGTACGTG agaatatctttgaaaaatgACATAGAAGAGAAATATCCACGATTTGGATTGTATGCCTATGGAGAAGGCtttctaacagaaaaattgaGAAGAATGCACTTCACTGGTATACCAGTTCTTTTCATACCTGGCAATGCTGGTTCTCATGAGCAAG tacGGTCTATTGCTTCAGTAAGTTTAAGAAAAAGCCGAAAGACTTCCTTTCACTTTGACTTTTTTACTGTTTCATTTAGTAAGGATTATTCTGCATTATATGGag GTGTGCTCATGGAACAAACTGTGTATGTTTCACATTGTATAAAAGCAATATTAGCTTTGTACAATGGCAAGGCAGACAATGTCGTATTGATTGGTCATTCTATG GGTGGTATTGTAGCGAAAGGAGCTCTGTTGCTGGCACCAAATATGAACGTTTCGTCTGCAAGTATGATAATAAACTTAGCTTCTCCCTATAATCCCTCTTTAGTTCTCGACAGTGTCTtcgctaattattattacgaaCTAGAAAAACATTTGCACGAAATTAAGGATGCGGGAGTTAAAGTAGTATCGATCGGAGGTGGACCACGTGATATACTTGTACCCGCTGCGCAAACTTTTGATCATACAGCAGATATAAATGTTCTTTCTACGAGTGTACCGACCGTTTGGAAATCTACGGAtcatttaagtattttatggTGTAAACAATTAGTGTTTGCAATTGTACGATCGTTGTTTGATTCCGTGGATTATTTGGCGAAACCACCTAAAATTACATCGAGTTCCGATTTGAAAATGAAGTCCTTATcctatcattttttacaa CATACTTCGGGCAAGAAGCTATATCATTATACAGAAAAAGTTCAATTTGAAGCCGATGGCGAATGGGTGCGCATACCTCAACAATATGTCTGGAATAATAAGAACGAAGTTAAAAAATCATCTACTATATATCTTGCAGTGGAACTATTTCACAAATCTGATTTCTTAACTATTGATgcgataaatttacaaaacaaGGATTGGCTGTTTGTATGCTCGGCTTTCAAAAAGCAAggtcaacaaaaaatttg tgAATGGGGTTGGAACTTGACAAATAAAACAAGACTTTTACCTGACCCTTTATACCGATCAAGAAGAACTATTGATTTAGAtctaaaagagataaaatatcCACATATTACGCATGCCATTGTCAGAATAACTCCGGATGATTTGGAGAAATATCTTACAGTCAGCTTTGATTCCTATTTTTACAACAATCGAATCGAATCTACAAGAAATAGATTTTTACATCCTAAATATCTCTTTGGCTTTCGTGGGcctaatttaattgaaactgTCAAGAGAAgtataagatattatataacacTTCCCAACATCATAGACGCAGTTACAATTGAATTGAAATCGCTGAATTGTCTTAAGTATCACGCCATTGTTGAGTTGTTAGAGTCATCAAATGTAGGATCGACTCAATCGAGAATCTTTACGAACAC AGATGATGGTCCGAAAACGATGAAAATGCAAACACTCTATGGACGTTTCAATGATGTAGCAAGATTGAGAATGACGTTAGAACCAGAGTGCGTTTATACGATCAATATTCAACCTGGAGGGATTGTTGACAAGATTTCTTGTAGAATACGAGACCGTTGGCCATTGCTTTACATGGCTGTTATAAGTTTACTCCTACTTTTCATCTCTATAAGGATACATTGCGATTCGGATACATTACCGACGATAGTCATTACCATAATATTGTCCTTTGTTTTCAACGTTACTTACGAAACCTGCATCGCTTTATGTATCATTGCTATATCTGCCATTGGTGTGTGTTTCTCTGTCATATTTCTTGGTTCTGTGGCACATGGAATAGCTGTCAG gttTATAGCACGTGCAATAACATTCTCGATAATGTGGTCAGACTGGTTATTAAGTGGCTTAAATCAACtaccatttattttaactgtTCTCGTGTTGTCTTTAATTCCAACAACATGTGGAGCTCTTGGTATGCTCATTTCAGTATTCCTTTACTTTTTGAAGTTGACAAGAATGTACGAAGATTATTTAGAGGATATATTAGTGGCCCCGCTTCAACATTTCAATTGGTTTAAACGTTTGAgaagaataaagaataaagaagaaaatgataaaaatattagtcaaGAGATATACGACCATCTTATCTTGTTCTTATTGTGTACTTTCGCTGCCATTCCAGCAGTTCCGTCTGTCCTAGTTTGGGCAAAAAATTTCAG cTATGACACTAGTCTCTCTACAGAAGATCGTATCCTTATGACAAGTTGGACAATATTAGCTGTATGCGGTATGTTAGGTATCGTACATATTTCTTCTAGCCATAAGGGATATCGTTCGCTTATATTAAGCAATCTATTACGTTTCACAAGTTGGGTCATTCTCTCTATGACAGCAGCTCCACGTCCATCTTTTTATCAGTGGTGTATGCCACCTATTACTGCCATAGTAATAACCCTTATCACACTAAATTCCATGATTCCTCATGAACAATCCGATTAA